A genomic stretch from Salvelinus namaycush isolate Seneca chromosome 25, SaNama_1.0, whole genome shotgun sequence includes:
- the glmna gene encoding glomulin, FKBP associated protein a isoform X1, with product MALEQLSDIVQRCQAIQDDNYTTEDYSVFQIAGRTCIEDGESAQVLSIVVDEENKNIVRCMGWNLLGPLVQILLKKEENNLPHCLAILTHLLEVCSPKELLVGLLEQVEEAHPDSIAETVILLLQPLQKVLLRLGGRKASSVGMALSTLLGQVARLPVPQTKEQEEDDVFNLCRCCSALLVFVRPFVEEAKQSRTPTPKEDELRTELLKFCMKSLCEPLLEVQLKDPETLAESPLRNFATEILGILSDIGESLPDLLSHSLLRRREVPGFLEEEVCYPKESLASLAYLLFVQHIAMDTFPTVFSSVFVLQCNMEYINLFLSRTEESRLQKGLDLYEKSLVRVEDNSLPVQLMELKSFFSVPQNLVKVMTLCPIQHLRIKGLKVLQLSIDKFDTEAKYKFFQCMLKTSHHAGVEGYIIKNIKNQIDIALKPDKGNEWFMGAHLFPLLRQVLCLPQGPETDLLQNLDRVMESLNLLRYLLIRDKAWRNQTGIWTELYKIEDYYMKPLRMGLNMSKAHYEAELQNTKDNSKKTNAKAESQIQESVCSLTVGNEKMPNMTPEMQLQVLHSALHTFDMMESVLARIEEIIEVKEKP from the exons ATGGCTCTAGAACAACTGAGTGATATCGTCCAGAGATGT CAAGCCATCCAGGATGACAACTATACGACTGAGGATTATTCCGTGTTCCAGATAGCTGGACGTACCTgtatagaggatggagagagtgcTCAGGTTCTGAGTATCGTCGTAGATGAGGAAAATAAG AACATAGTGAGATGTATGGGCTGGAACCTGCTGGGTCCTCTGGTTCAGATTCTGCTGAAGAAGGAGGAAAATAATCTTCCTCACTGCCTCGCCATCCTCACACACCTGCTGGAG GTTTGCAGTCCCAAGGAGCTACTGGTTGGCTTGCTGGAGCAGGTTGAGGAGGCCCACCCTGACTCTATCGCAGAGACCGTCATCCTCCTGCTGCAGCCACTACAGAAAG TGTTGTTGCGGCTGGGCGGCCGGAAGGCCTCCTCGGTGGGCATGGCTCTCTCCACTCTGCTGGGCCAGGTGGCCAGGCTGCCCGTGCCCCAGAccaaggagcaggaggaggacgACGTGTTCAACCTGTGCCGCTGCTGCTCGGCCCTGCTGGTCTTTGTCAGGCCCTTCGTGGAGGAGGCCAAGCAGAGCAGGACGCCCACGCCCAAAGAGGATGAGCTGAGGACTGAGCTGCTGAAGTT CTGTATGAAGAGTCTTTGTGAGCCTCTTCTGGAGGTGCAGCTGAAGGATCCTGAAACCCTAGCAGAATCTCCCCTCAGGAACTTTGCCACAGAGATTCTG gGCATCCTGTCGGACATCGGGGAGTCCCTCCCTGACCTACTGTCTCACAGCctgctgaggaggagagaggtgccTGGGTTCCTGGAGGAAGAGGTGTGCTACCCCAAAGAGTCTCTGGCCAGCCTGGCCTACCTGCTGTTCGTCCAGCACATTGCCATGGATACTTTCCCCACAGTCTTCAG CTCAGTGTTTGTTCTTCAGTGTAATATGGAATACATCAACCTCTTCTTGAGCAG AACAGAAGAATCCAGGCTGCAGAAAGGACTG GACCTGTATGAAAAGAGCCTGGTTAGGGTTGAGGACAACAGTCTCCCAGTCCAGCTAATGGAGCTCAAATCCTTCTTCAGTGTCCCTCAG AACTTGGTGAAAGTCATGACATTGTGTCCAATTCAGCATTTG AGAATTAAAGGACTGAAAGTGCTGCAGTTGAGCATCGATAAATTTGACACGGAAGCCAAATACAAATTCTTCCA GTGCATGCTGAAGACAAGTCACCATGCAGGAGTAGAGGGCTACATCATCAAGAACATCAAAAACCAGATCGACATTGCCTTAAAG CCGGACAAGGGTAACGAGTGGTTCATGGGGGCACACCTGTTCCCTCTCCTGCGTCAGGTGCTGTGTCTCCCCCAGGGTCCTGAGACCGACCTCCTACAGAACCTGGACAG GGTGATGGAGTCTCTGAACCTGCTGCGCTATTTACTCATCAGAGACAAAGCGTGGAGGAACCAG ACGGGGATCTGGACTGAGCTGTATAAGATTGAGGACTACTACATGAAGCCACTACGCATGGGGTTGAACATGTCCAAAGCCCACTACGAGGCTGAGCTCCAGAACACCAAAGACAACAGCAAGAAGACCAATGCTAAAG CAGAGTCCCAGATCCAGGAGTCAGTGTGCTCTTTGACAGTAGGGAACGAGAAGATGCCAAACATGACACCAGAGATGCAGCTTCAG GTTCTGCACTCGGCACTGCACACGTTTGACATGATGGAGAGCGTCTTGGCGAGAATAGAGGAAATCATCGAAGTGAAAGAGAAACCCTGA
- the LOC120019812 gene encoding zinc finger protein Gfi-1-like, producing the protein MPRSFLVKSKRAHSYHQPRYLDDDYIRMDTILAHICAESKLQVEFEGNCDAQVAPNLSPESRLVHTADHSPIYPLSCEGSVCDRFSDYDDYWRPPSPSASPDSEQCFTPSADDAHPFAIPFRPYPWITYSGSELRHLVQRTYQHNLPTTLEPDIQMGLYGSEDGATNSLIYAQRGPHTGFYRDFGSTVFPTYRMRDADQLYSDLKLKTKASEIKSESDLICSRLEPSGSYKCIKCCKVFSTPHGLEVHVRRSHSGTRPFACGLCGKTFGHAVSLEQHKGVHSQERSFNCKICDKSFKRSSTLSTHLLIHSDTRPYPCQYCGKRFHQKSDMKKHTFIHTGEKPHKCQVCGKAFSQSSNLITHSRKHTGFKPFGCDLCGKGFQRKVDLRRHKETQHGLK; encoded by the exons ATGCCGAGGTCATTTTTGGTGAAGAGTAAACGAGCACATAGCTATCACCAACCACGATACCTGGATGATGACTACATTAGAATGGATACTATTTTAGCCCATATATGCGCAG AAAGCAAATTGCAGGTTGAGTTTGAGGGGAACTGTGACGCGCAGGTTGCTCCTAACCTCTCCCCCGAATCCCGTCTGGTGCACACGGCTGACCACTCCCCCATCTACCCGCTGAGCTGCGAGGGCAGCGTGTGCGACCGCTTCTCGGACTATGACGACTACTGGCGCCCTCCATCTCCATCTGCATCACCAG ATTCGGAACAATGTTTCACTCCGTCAGCAGACGACGCTCACCCTTTCGCCATTCCATTTCGCCCTTACCCATGGATTACCTACTCTGGCTCCGAGCTCAGGCACCTTGTGCAGCGAACATATCAACACAATCTCCCCACAACCCTGGAGCCCGACATACAGATGGGCCTCTATGGATCCGAGGATGGTGCCACCAACTCCCTCATTTACGCACAGAGGGGCCCACACACTGGATTTTACAGGGACTTTGGGTCTACGGTGTTCCCTACCTATAGAATGCGGGACGCCGACCAGTTATATTCGGACCTCAAGCTGAAGACCAAGGCCTCTGAAATCAAGTCTGAATCCGATCTCATCTGTTCCCGTCTAGAACCAAGTGGATCGTACAAGTGCATCAAGTGTTGCAAG GTATTCTCGACGCCCCACGGGTTAGAGGTTCACGTTCGTCGGTCGCATAGCGGAACTCGCCCCTTTGCCTGTGGATTGTGTGGGAAAACGTTTGGGCACGCAGTGAGCCTCGAACAACACAAGGGCGTTCACTCACAG GAGAGGAGCTTCAACTGTAAAATATGTGACAAAAGCTTCAAGCGCTCATCCACGCTGTCCACGCACTTGCTTATCCACTCCGACACGCGGCCCTACCCTTGTCAGTACTGCGGGAAGAGATTCCATCAGAAGTCCGACATGAAGAAACACACCTTTATCCACACAG GTGAGAAGCCGCACAAGTGCCAGGTATGCGGGAAGGCCTTCAGTCAGAGCTCCAACCTCATCACGCACAGCCGCAAGCACACAGGCTTCAAACCGTTCGGCTGCGACCTCTGCGGCAAAGGATTCCAAAGGAAAGTGGATCTGAGGAGGCACAAGGAAACACAACATGGATTGAAATGA
- the glmna gene encoding glomulin, FKBP associated protein a isoform X2 — protein sequence MALEQLSDIVQRCQAIQDDNYTTEDYSVFQIAGRTCIEDGESAQVLSIVVDEENKNIVRCMGWNLLGPLVQILLKKEENNLPHCLAILTHLLEVCSPKELLVGLLEQVEEAHPDSIAETVILLLQPLQKVLLRLGGRKASSVGMALSTLLGQVARLPVPQTKEQEEDDVFNLCRCCSALLVFVRPFVEEAKQSRTPTPKEDELRTELLKFCMKSLCEPLLEVQLKDPETLAESPLRNFATEILGILSDIGESLPDLLSHSLLRRREVPGFLEEEVCYPKESLASLAYLLFVQHIAMDTFPTVFSSVFVLQCNMEYINLFLSRTEESRLQKGLDLYEKSLVRVEDNSLPVQLMELKSFFSVPQNLVKVMTLCPIQHLRIKGLKVLQLSIDKFDTEAKYKFFQCMLKTSHHAGVEGYIIKNIKNQIDIALKPDKGNEWFMGAHLFPLLRQVLCLPQGPETDLLQNLDRVMESLNLLRYLLIRDKAWRNQTGIWTELYKIEDYYMKPLRMGLNMSKAHYEAELQNTKDNSKKTNAKESQIQESVCSLTVGNEKMPNMTPEMQLQVLHSALHTFDMMESVLARIEEIIEVKEKP from the exons ATGGCTCTAGAACAACTGAGTGATATCGTCCAGAGATGT CAAGCCATCCAGGATGACAACTATACGACTGAGGATTATTCCGTGTTCCAGATAGCTGGACGTACCTgtatagaggatggagagagtgcTCAGGTTCTGAGTATCGTCGTAGATGAGGAAAATAAG AACATAGTGAGATGTATGGGCTGGAACCTGCTGGGTCCTCTGGTTCAGATTCTGCTGAAGAAGGAGGAAAATAATCTTCCTCACTGCCTCGCCATCCTCACACACCTGCTGGAG GTTTGCAGTCCCAAGGAGCTACTGGTTGGCTTGCTGGAGCAGGTTGAGGAGGCCCACCCTGACTCTATCGCAGAGACCGTCATCCTCCTGCTGCAGCCACTACAGAAAG TGTTGTTGCGGCTGGGCGGCCGGAAGGCCTCCTCGGTGGGCATGGCTCTCTCCACTCTGCTGGGCCAGGTGGCCAGGCTGCCCGTGCCCCAGAccaaggagcaggaggaggacgACGTGTTCAACCTGTGCCGCTGCTGCTCGGCCCTGCTGGTCTTTGTCAGGCCCTTCGTGGAGGAGGCCAAGCAGAGCAGGACGCCCACGCCCAAAGAGGATGAGCTGAGGACTGAGCTGCTGAAGTT CTGTATGAAGAGTCTTTGTGAGCCTCTTCTGGAGGTGCAGCTGAAGGATCCTGAAACCCTAGCAGAATCTCCCCTCAGGAACTTTGCCACAGAGATTCTG gGCATCCTGTCGGACATCGGGGAGTCCCTCCCTGACCTACTGTCTCACAGCctgctgaggaggagagaggtgccTGGGTTCCTGGAGGAAGAGGTGTGCTACCCCAAAGAGTCTCTGGCCAGCCTGGCCTACCTGCTGTTCGTCCAGCACATTGCCATGGATACTTTCCCCACAGTCTTCAG CTCAGTGTTTGTTCTTCAGTGTAATATGGAATACATCAACCTCTTCTTGAGCAG AACAGAAGAATCCAGGCTGCAGAAAGGACTG GACCTGTATGAAAAGAGCCTGGTTAGGGTTGAGGACAACAGTCTCCCAGTCCAGCTAATGGAGCTCAAATCCTTCTTCAGTGTCCCTCAG AACTTGGTGAAAGTCATGACATTGTGTCCAATTCAGCATTTG AGAATTAAAGGACTGAAAGTGCTGCAGTTGAGCATCGATAAATTTGACACGGAAGCCAAATACAAATTCTTCCA GTGCATGCTGAAGACAAGTCACCATGCAGGAGTAGAGGGCTACATCATCAAGAACATCAAAAACCAGATCGACATTGCCTTAAAG CCGGACAAGGGTAACGAGTGGTTCATGGGGGCACACCTGTTCCCTCTCCTGCGTCAGGTGCTGTGTCTCCCCCAGGGTCCTGAGACCGACCTCCTACAGAACCTGGACAG GGTGATGGAGTCTCTGAACCTGCTGCGCTATTTACTCATCAGAGACAAAGCGTGGAGGAACCAG ACGGGGATCTGGACTGAGCTGTATAAGATTGAGGACTACTACATGAAGCCACTACGCATGGGGTTGAACATGTCCAAAGCCCACTACGAGGCTGAGCTCCAGAACACCAAAGACAACAGCAAGAAGACCAATGCTAAAG AGTCCCAGATCCAGGAGTCAGTGTGCTCTTTGACAGTAGGGAACGAGAAGATGCCAAACATGACACCAGAGATGCAGCTTCAG GTTCTGCACTCGGCACTGCACACGTTTGACATGATGGAGAGCGTCTTGGCGAGAATAGAGGAAATCATCGAAGTGAAAGAGAAACCCTGA
- the glmna gene encoding glomulin, FKBP associated protein a isoform X3, producing MALEQLSDIVQRCNIVRCMGWNLLGPLVQILLKKEENNLPHCLAILTHLLEVCSPKELLVGLLEQVEEAHPDSIAETVILLLQPLQKVLLRLGGRKASSVGMALSTLLGQVARLPVPQTKEQEEDDVFNLCRCCSALLVFVRPFVEEAKQSRTPTPKEDELRTELLKFCMKSLCEPLLEVQLKDPETLAESPLRNFATEILGILSDIGESLPDLLSHSLLRRREVPGFLEEEVCYPKESLASLAYLLFVQHIAMDTFPTVFSSVFVLQCNMEYINLFLSRTEESRLQKGLDLYEKSLVRVEDNSLPVQLMELKSFFSVPQNLVKVMTLCPIQHLRIKGLKVLQLSIDKFDTEAKYKFFQCMLKTSHHAGVEGYIIKNIKNQIDIALKPDKGNEWFMGAHLFPLLRQVLCLPQGPETDLLQNLDRVMESLNLLRYLLIRDKAWRNQTGIWTELYKIEDYYMKPLRMGLNMSKAHYEAELQNTKDNSKKTNAKAESQIQESVCSLTVGNEKMPNMTPEMQLQVLHSALHTFDMMESVLARIEEIIEVKEKP from the exons ATGGCTCTAGAACAACTGAGTGATATCGTCCAGAGATGT AACATAGTGAGATGTATGGGCTGGAACCTGCTGGGTCCTCTGGTTCAGATTCTGCTGAAGAAGGAGGAAAATAATCTTCCTCACTGCCTCGCCATCCTCACACACCTGCTGGAG GTTTGCAGTCCCAAGGAGCTACTGGTTGGCTTGCTGGAGCAGGTTGAGGAGGCCCACCCTGACTCTATCGCAGAGACCGTCATCCTCCTGCTGCAGCCACTACAGAAAG TGTTGTTGCGGCTGGGCGGCCGGAAGGCCTCCTCGGTGGGCATGGCTCTCTCCACTCTGCTGGGCCAGGTGGCCAGGCTGCCCGTGCCCCAGAccaaggagcaggaggaggacgACGTGTTCAACCTGTGCCGCTGCTGCTCGGCCCTGCTGGTCTTTGTCAGGCCCTTCGTGGAGGAGGCCAAGCAGAGCAGGACGCCCACGCCCAAAGAGGATGAGCTGAGGACTGAGCTGCTGAAGTT CTGTATGAAGAGTCTTTGTGAGCCTCTTCTGGAGGTGCAGCTGAAGGATCCTGAAACCCTAGCAGAATCTCCCCTCAGGAACTTTGCCACAGAGATTCTG gGCATCCTGTCGGACATCGGGGAGTCCCTCCCTGACCTACTGTCTCACAGCctgctgaggaggagagaggtgccTGGGTTCCTGGAGGAAGAGGTGTGCTACCCCAAAGAGTCTCTGGCCAGCCTGGCCTACCTGCTGTTCGTCCAGCACATTGCCATGGATACTTTCCCCACAGTCTTCAG CTCAGTGTTTGTTCTTCAGTGTAATATGGAATACATCAACCTCTTCTTGAGCAG AACAGAAGAATCCAGGCTGCAGAAAGGACTG GACCTGTATGAAAAGAGCCTGGTTAGGGTTGAGGACAACAGTCTCCCAGTCCAGCTAATGGAGCTCAAATCCTTCTTCAGTGTCCCTCAG AACTTGGTGAAAGTCATGACATTGTGTCCAATTCAGCATTTG AGAATTAAAGGACTGAAAGTGCTGCAGTTGAGCATCGATAAATTTGACACGGAAGCCAAATACAAATTCTTCCA GTGCATGCTGAAGACAAGTCACCATGCAGGAGTAGAGGGCTACATCATCAAGAACATCAAAAACCAGATCGACATTGCCTTAAAG CCGGACAAGGGTAACGAGTGGTTCATGGGGGCACACCTGTTCCCTCTCCTGCGTCAGGTGCTGTGTCTCCCCCAGGGTCCTGAGACCGACCTCCTACAGAACCTGGACAG GGTGATGGAGTCTCTGAACCTGCTGCGCTATTTACTCATCAGAGACAAAGCGTGGAGGAACCAG ACGGGGATCTGGACTGAGCTGTATAAGATTGAGGACTACTACATGAAGCCACTACGCATGGGGTTGAACATGTCCAAAGCCCACTACGAGGCTGAGCTCCAGAACACCAAAGACAACAGCAAGAAGACCAATGCTAAAG CAGAGTCCCAGATCCAGGAGTCAGTGTGCTCTTTGACAGTAGGGAACGAGAAGATGCCAAACATGACACCAGAGATGCAGCTTCAG GTTCTGCACTCGGCACTGCACACGTTTGACATGATGGAGAGCGTCTTGGCGAGAATAGAGGAAATCATCGAAGTGAAAGAGAAACCCTGA